The Penicillium psychrofluorescens genome assembly, chromosome: 2 nucleotide sequence GAGTACACTCGCGATTGTCTTCCCAATCATCCAATTCTCACTCTCTTCGGCTTCGTACTTTTTCGTACTTTTGTTCCTCTCCGGCGGGGACGATCATCAGCCCTAGTCTGTCGCTCAGGCGCTGGACAGTTGTCCCGGGCTCGGGTGTCTAGACCCATCTGCGTCCACCACCGATCGAGAGACGGACAGACGCGACAGTCGACCAGACTACGAACCCCAAGAGTTCCCCATCCGGCTTTTACTTCGCGCATTGGCCCACGAGTCCCGCCCTCCGGTTGGCGGTCTTCATTCGCTAATTATTTCAGCCAACGCCCACGGCAGATCCGCTTCTGGGGACTCAAGATTCCCTCATTGAGCTCAATGCTGTTGACCGGCCACTGCTGACTTGTCCTCGTCTTTCGCCCCTCCTTTTGCCTCTCGTTAAACAAAACCACAAAGGATTCGGCTGTCATTTATTTCTTACCTGCAATATAGTTACTAACCGAACTCACACACaccatcccatcccatcctATCGTGGGGTGTTGCCTACGgcctctttttctctctctctccttctctctttctctgctcGATCCTGTCTGCTTTTGACCCGCACAACGTGTCTGTGTGCGGGACAGCCTTgtcctctctcttcttcctaTTCTCCCGGAGTCCATTCCCGGCTCGGATCCACAgccaaaccaaaccaaaccaaaaTAATAACAATGGCCCGCCGTCGAACTTCACACAGTGAGGCCGCCATGAACGAGGCCTTCGCCTACCCGTTCGCCCAAAGGCAGTCCAACGGCCATTCGCACTCGCCACCGCCCCCTCCACAACGCCGCGGTCCGATCGAAGGCCCCAATGGCCGCCGCCTCGTCCGCCGCGTCACCTGGCGCTCGTCAACGTACAAACTCATGGCTTCGCTGTGGGTGCTCGGCCTGTTCTACATCGTCTGGCTGATTCGAGATATGTTCTATATGCCGTTTTCGGCGCCGGAGCCCAGCCCCTCTGCTCATGCGGTGAATTGATGATTGTACCGCGATTTCTGAGGTCTAGGTGCTGCCCGGGGACGAAAGTCCGGCTTCCTCCCCCCGAGGGTGGACTATGGGGTATGGTGTTGAATAACAGCAATTCTTTCAAATTCCGGCAGCATCTATGTCTGAGTCTGAGTAGAATGCCGCGACGATGGTTCGTCTGTCTAACCACAAACAAGACATGTCTGAGTTGGCAATAATGTCGCTAATCGACAATGCAGATGATCATCTGACCGAAAGTTCCGACGAGAGCAGCCCCGAGCGTATAACGACATGATGATCTTGATCTCCCCAGGGACGAACGACGGCCCTTACTATTCTTTTCTCACTAGCATGTCTACAGCGCTTCACTGCATTTATTCATCAGGTTCACCGTTGAGCTTGATGGCATTTTCCTATTCTATTCTGTACCGCACGAAAGATGTGTGTTTTCTTTAGATCTTTTCCTCCACGCATGAAACTCTGATCGAACCGATCCAAACTTGATACCTGTCTTTCCTATGGGATGGTTCTCTCTCACTCTTGTATTCTAGAAATTCGTTGGCTGTCTTCTGTCTTTTCGGTTGATGGGCGCCCAGTCCGTTTATACTAATGGATAATTCCTGTCAAACACTCATCGCAGAACCTAGACCGTATATGCATCAACTCCTGAATTCTCTATATAATATTGCCGATTCGTCCTACGACTTTTCTTTCATCTCATCAAATTACTTCATACACCCACTCCAAATGGTTCCGCTTAGACGTGCAGCGCAGCAGTTTCCGCCTTGGCAAGATACTTCTCATACGGCTTGATAGCAGCCACGACCTCAGTGGAAGTAAACTTCTCCACCTGCTGTGGCGCACGACCAACGAAGGTACTGGCGTCGAGCAGTGTGTCCAGCTCAGACAGGATGGGACCGAAGAATGCGGTGCGGCGGATCCGCTCGATCAAGTCGTTGTCTTTACCTTGCTTCTTGACGTTGTCGGCGGCTTGGTGGGAGAGGACACCTAGAGACGGTCAACTGAGGCTCGCAATAAAAAAAGGGAATGTTGCGACTTACGGATTTCCTCGTGGGCATCCTGTCGGGAGAGACCCTTCTTCACGCAGGCCATGATGATCTGTAATAATTAGCAATGGGATATAAATGGGACTATTTGGTTGCGTACGTTCTCACTATAAGGAAATATTAGCGGCTGATAACACAGAGAAGGAGAGACACTTACGTGGCCATGAAAGGAAGCTCATCATTGACCCGGCGCTTGATGACCTCGGGGTAGACGACGAAGCCGGAAGTCACATTGTTCAGAAGAATGAGACAGGCATCGGCGGACAGATAAAGCTCCGGGATGCTGATTCGGCGGATGGCACTGTCGTCCAGCGACCGCTCGAACCATTGAGCAGAGTATGTGTCCAGAGCATCCTTAGGAAGGTTCTGCAGGTGACGGCCGAGCGAGCACAGACGCTCAGAACGCATTGGGTTACGCTTGTAGGCCTGGAAATCATTAGTTTGAATTTCAACAACAAAAGATAAAAAAACCCACCATAGCACTGCTACCAATTTGATCCTTCTCAAACGgctcctcaacctccttgAGCATAGCCAAGTGGCGAATGTCAATACCAATGCGCTCACACGTCGAACCAAACGAGCCCAGAGCATTGCCGACATCCACATCGATCTTCCGAGAGTACGTTTGGCTGGAGATAATGAACGCAGAGCTGAAGCCGGCCTTCTCAGTAACGAGctcatccagcttctcaaccttggCGTGATCCCCGCTGAAGATCTGCAGGAAAGAAGCCTGCGTACCCGTGGTACCCTTGACACCGCGGAAGCGCAAATCATCGCGCGCGCGCTCGAGATTCCGCAGGTCCATCAGCAGGTCCTGGATCCAGAGACAGGCGCGCTTGCCAACGGTGACCAGCTGGGCGGGCTGGCCGTGCGTGAAACCCAGACACGGCAGGTCCTTGTATTCCTGAGCGAAAGCCGATAGCTTATCAATGACCACGGCTAGCTTGGGGATCAGAATGTCCAGGCCGTCTCGCAGCAGAATCAAGTCCGCGTTATCGGTGCAGTAGCAAGAGGTGGCGCCCCAATGAATGATTCCAGCTGCGGCGGGGGCGGCCAGTCCGAAGGTGTGGACGTGGGCCATCACGTCATGTCGCCggcgcttctcctcctcagctGCCACGGCGAATTCTTCATCCTTAATCGTGACGTGGGCCTTCATCTGCTCGACGGCTTCGTCGGTGATGGGGAGTCCCAGCTCTACAGACCGTTAGTCCGATGTCGGGgtgggttggttggttgggtATCCTACCTTTTTGAGATTCTGCCAGCCACACCCACAGCTTGCGCCAGGTTGAGAAGCGCATACGAGGGGAGAAGAGGTATTTCATCTCCGTGCCTATCAATTGGACCCGTTAATCAATCGCTTCCGGCATTGTCCATTGGAGGCATTGTTGGGCAGAAAACACTTACTCGAATAACGCGAGTTGAGGGGCGTCTGGTAGACATCGTTGCTTTCAGGCATGATGTCTGTGTTGTGTCAGTCAATTGATCCAATACTGAGTTGAAAGCTATTGGGAAATTTTTTTGCTGTCGCGGGGTGGATGTTATCAGTCACGTTATCGGAGATTGCAGCCTGAGGCATGAATATTCTATTTTCGGGATGGAGTATGTATTCATTATTGCATCTAATGCCTGAGGCGATACTAGAcaagctgcgccagctgaGTCGACAGGCTGGTCTTGTCGTATTTGATATACTTGCCCCGTCCCTTGTCGACCTCATGATACCGATCCCAAAAGCGCGAGTACAGCGGCTCGAGTACAGCCTGCAACTCCCGAGCGAGCACGTTGCGCACCTCCCGTTCCATGTGCAGCGATTTGTGCTTGGACACCATATCGTCGAAGCTCGCATTAAAGGATTTgaacttctccttgatcGCATCCCGGTCGCGTGACGACAAGTTCTTGATAATGGTGCTCGAGTCCACAGCGCCCCCGGAACTGGTCCGAGACCCAGTCTTGGAGGTGTACTGCACGTCCAGCAAGTACTGAGAGGTTTCCTTCCACGCATCGAGATAGGTCGAGGTTGCGCGTTTGCGGAATGTGTCGATGCGAGCGATGCTGTCCGGTGCTCCGAGATAACGCGCCAGTTCGGGGCTTTGGCGAATCGACCGGTCGACAACACAGAAAACATTGGACAGAAATACACCAAGAGCTGCCTTGGTGCGGTGGAAATTCCGACCCCGTGCTTCCAAAGAAGTCATGAGGGCCTCAATCATGTCCAGAATAAAGTGAGACAGAAGGGTATTACTATCTGGACCGACATCCAGGGGAGCCGCACCGGACGTGTCGGATCGCGAGCGCCAGTTCCCATCACCGACTGAcgtcaagatcgaggctAATGGTCCTGAGTAGCCTGTCAGGGTAGAGAGTGAGCTCATCACCTCCTTCACAAGCGGCACCGATCCGCCATCCGGAGGCAGGGCCGACGAGCTGGAAGCCTTGCGTTTTGTCTCTTCTAGCAGCTCGGAGAGAGATGACTTTGCAGTTTCCCGCACGGGCCGTAGAGCTTCTATGAAGAGGCTCTTTAGCTCTCCCGTCTTCGAATCGATCCGGTAGGACATGGCCGTCACAATCTCCATGATCTCAAATGCCAGGAAACAATCTGTCATCAGGTTGGCCTTGATGTACTGGTTGAGTTCACGGAGAGTCTTGGAATATTCTGCCATCGGTGACAGGAAAGTGGACTGCAACGCCAAGCCTCGTTGGTCCCCGGTGAAGATTTGGTTGATGATGGCATGTTCTGTAGTGATGAATCCTTCTAGCGCATTCGAGTAGATCCCAATCCCGTTGGTGCCTTGTTTGTAGGGGCCGTCTTGCGGTTTGCGTTTGACTGTGGTGAGTGAGGCGATGGCCAGGTTCTGCAAGCCGGAGGTAATGTACGACCCGCGCACTTCGGCATATATCTTGAGCGCGGGGTTATCCCCCGAGCCACGCTGTGGCCCGTTCTTGGCTGCCGAGCTGATTGCAGCAGCTAGCGGGGTAAGTTTGGAAATGGTGTcgtcggggatggaggggaaaGGGAGTTCTAAACAAGGAGTCGAGGTCAGCAATCGCCGCGAAGAATATTACAGGGTAGCAACACACCTTTGGTCAGATAATGCAGCGGCTCAACCGGGCTGACATGTAAGCTCAACTCGTCCCGGAACAGGTCCTGCAGCTTCACACTGCCAGTATTCAGAAGATTATTAAAGTCGGCCATTGCTTTCTGGTTGGACCGCATGTTCGTCGTGTTGAGGTCGACCAGCGCTTTCTCAACACGTCTCATCGCCGTCAGGTACTGTGCGAGGCCGGTGGCTTGCGGGCTGTTGGACTATTAGCATCTTGGATTTGTTTACCCCCTGGCTCGACCACATACCCAGCGCGGATGACACCCTCCTCTCGGGATTTTGCATCGAGGGGCTGGCGTAAACGATCAATCGCATCGTTGACCTTGTCGATGTTGCTGTTGGTGATCTGGAGGGACTGCGTGTTGCTGTAGATGGGGCCAATGGCTTCCTTGACGACTTGGCCCCCGGTCTCCAGGCGCACCATGGACCCCTGAATCTTCTTGGTGAGGCggttgagcttctcgagaTTGGCATACAGcacctccacctcggcgCTCTCCTCCGCATAGGCGGTATTGCGCGGAGCCACCATGGTGAACGTGTCTGCAGGAGTGAAACGGACGGAGGGTTCGCAGAGCCGATCGATAAGCTGTTTACCCCACGCTAACCAACTAGAGTTAACCAACTAGTCCTGAGTGAGTTGGCTGAGTAATCTCAGCCACCGCCTTCCTTTTTGGACAAGCCTGCGTCATTGACGAGAATCACGTTGCGGGCTCGGCCTTGCACTTGACTGCTGCATGCTGgtcctctcttcctctcacCTCGCCCCTGTTGCAATGGCTACGAGGGCGGCCCGTCTTCGCTGGTCTGTCCCTCCAGCTGCCCTGGCCGCATACACCGCGGGAGAATGGACTCAATCCAGCAGACGCCTGCAACCTGAGCAGAAGGCCTATTTTGCTACTTCCCCTGGCCTCTACGCGACTGACCCGGACTCGAAACGCTCCTCCCCCGCAGACCCGCCAGGCAGCAAGGAAGACGGTGATCATGGATCCGTCTGGAACAATATTGTCCAGAAGCTTGATGGGGTCACCCAAACTGTTCGTTCGGGGGAATGGGTGGACTTGGGGGGCAACATCACGCACTATATTCCGGATTGGGCGCGATTGCTGCCGGCGAAAGCCCAAAAACTGCAGCGGGAGCTCTCCTTAGCTCCCGGGTCGCTAGCAGATTCCATTTGGGCGGATGCTAAAGATCCCGATCTAAACCCTGAAATCCTGAGGGACGCCAAAGTGCGGGTGAGCAAAGACCTCTGTGCAGAGGAGCAGGCTTTTAGACAAAATCGCAAGAAACATGCTGTCAAGGCATTGGCATCGTACCTCAAAATCCGCGAGCAGGACATTCATCCCGATGATGTGCCGGTCATTGCGATGTGTGGTTCCGGAGGGGGGCTTCGTGCTCTCGTTGCGGGCACTGGATCCTACCTAGCAGCACAGGAAGCTGGGCTTTGGGATTGTGTGACTTATACCGCGGGCGTTTCCGGTAGCTGCTGGCTGCAAACCCTCTACCATTCATCCATTGCAGACCAGAACTTCAATAGGCTCGTTGAACACCTGAAGAATCGACTGGGTGTACACATTGCGTTCCCTCCCAAGGCGTTGAATCTGCTCACCACTGCCCCGACCAACAAGTACCTCCTCAGCGggatggtggagaagctcaaaGGTGATCCCGGCGCCGATTTTGGATTGGTGGATATCTACGGGTTACTCATTGCAGCAAGACTGCTGGTGCCGCGTGGAGAGCTTGGAGTGTCGGATTTGGATCTGAAGCTGTCGAGCCAAAAGGCAAATCTTCTGAATGGCGCGCATCCTCTCCCGATCTACACGGCCGTTCGACATGAGATTCCCATGCTTGATGGACAGGAGGATCACGGCGACCACAAGCAGAAAGGGCCAGAGGAGCTCATGAGAGAATCCAAGAGTGAGGCATGGTTCCAGTGGTTCGAGTTCACCCCGTACGAATTCTTCTGCGAAGAACTCAATGCTGGGATTCCAACTTGGGCCCTGGGGCGACAGTTCAATGCCGGCCACAATCAGCTTCCTCCTGATGACTATCCGATCCCCGAGCTCAGGCTTCCCGGGCTGATGGGGATTTGGGGCAGCGCCTTTTGCGCCACCCTATCACACTACTACAAAGAGGTTCGACCGCTAGTCAAGAGCCTTGCTGGATTTGGCGGGATCGACTCGCTCATCCAGGGCAAGAACCAGGACCTGATTCGCGTGCACCCCATCGAtcccgccgccatccccaacTACGTGATGGGCATGAAAGACCAGCTCCCTGCCTCAGCTCCCCAGTCCATCTTTCACAGCGAGCACCTGCGGCTCATGGATGCAGGCATGAGCAACAATCTTCCCATCTACCCGCTCATCCGTCCTGGACGCGATGTGGATGTCATCGTCGCTTTCGATGCGTCGGCCGACATCAAGCGAGAGAATTGGCTGTCTGTCGTAGACGGCTATGCTCGTCAACGGGGGATTAATGGCTGGCCCCTGGGAGCCGGATGGCCCAAAGAAGGCGAAAGTGTCGAAGGCCTCCGCGAGAAAGTGGACCAAGAAATCAAACGCGCCAAGCCCCCTTCGTCCACGGACGGTGACTTGAGCTACTGCAACGTCTGGGTTGGTACAATGGAAGAGCGCATCTCCAAGGAtgaaccaccaccatccaaacgCCTATTCCATCCCCAGAACACAGACCCTTCGGACTCAGACTTCCACCTTACGCGTCCCGACGCAGGCATCGCCGTCGTCTACTTCCCTCTCATCCCCAATTCTTCTGCCCCAGACCTCCCGCCGACATCCGAGCTCAGCCGTCCTCGTCCCGCAGTCGCGTCTCTGCAGCAGCGGGACAGTTCGCAGACGACAGATCCAGAACAGCCTGTAGCCCCGCACCCAGGCTCGATCGATCCGGACGTGGATGATTTCTTGTCCACCTGGAATTTCGTCTACACGCCCGAACAGATCGACTCCGTGGTTGGTCTGGCGAAGGCGAATTTCGCacagggcgaggagcaggtccGTCGCGTTGTCAAGGCTGTGTATGAGCGAAAGAAGTCTGATCGgttgaagagggaggagcAAGACCTTGAAAGGGAGCATCGGAAGCGGATGGAGGGGTTTGTGCCGCTGTGAAATGGGTTTCAGGACGGAAAGAAAATACACGGACGGCGCTGGGGTTGGAGTTGCATTTAGAGCGTAGATGAATTGTATGTATTGTATTATGTATAGACTGAAGCAATATATGGAGTCTTATGTCTAACTCTTGCGAGAGGTGTCGATCGGAGTGAGCTACAGAGTGAAGCAGCTTAAGGACATTTCCCTCTAGCATCAATTCATGAGGTAAAAACATGGGAACCTATAATATAACCGTCCTTGAGGCTTTCCACCTATAGTTATCACTCCCAATTTATCTACTAACAAGTCCATGACGTACTCGGATCTCCCGTGGTCGCCCAGTAAGGATCTCGGGGCCCCAATCGCTAGTTGTCCGAGGGATGCCCACTAAGCAGCGCCCGTCAGCAAGCACCCAGCGAGAGCTTATTGGACGCCTCAACCTCATGCACGGAGAAGGATATAAGGCTGCGCCCGCGATCTGATGAGCCGTCGGGATCCCCCCACCACCTACGATCCCTTGATGAAAGACGGAAAATGTCGAATTTCTTTATAACCTAGCCCACATGAGCAAACGGTCTACTTGCTGGTATCACATTTCCTAGAACACAATGTCGTACTTTTACCCAACGACCGAGTACGAGGACGACCAACCCTTGGGACGAACGATTCTCACCACGCACGTCCTCAGCCGTggcttccagctcggcagcGCGATCGGCGTGCTGAACAGCGGCGCGGCCGTCCTTTTCAAGCGCCGATCCATGACCGTgccctttcttctccgctcaGCAGGCACGGGGGGGTTCATCGGGACAGGAATAGTGGCACTGGGCCTGATCGGTCGGATGTGGGGCCGCGAGGAGATCGAATGGAAAGATCGCAGTTGGCGTCTGCGGTACAACTCCGGCCAGGTGGCGATTGACAACTGGAGTGAGCCGGCGGCAGCTCTTGGAGTCCTGGCAGTAGCTTCCCGGCGGTTGACGGGTCCTCTTATCGGGGGTTGGCGTGGGCTTGCTGGCGGGGCGGGGATTGGATCTTTGGTCGGGATCGTGGGGTGTATGTGTGCCAAAAGCATTTTGCCCAAGCAAAGCGAGTAGTTTTGGGAAGCTGTTATATATTTCTGTGGCTGCTATCTATCTCACCATGGAGCTCGGGGCTACAGAAGGGGAGATACCaaatgaaagaagaaaagatatGCATCGTATATGGTATGGTATCTATGCCTCGAACGCAGACAGAGCATGCAGGTATCTATAAATCTGTTTAGATGGTCAGTGCCcgccctcctctccatccttTGTCTGTTCATCCGGCCCCGTTTTCTCAAAGTAAGACCTTACCGCCTCCAAATCCTCGGTAGAAGTATGTTTTTGTTCTGTGTGCTCGCGCTCATCTTCGCTTCCTGCGAGACTGACGTCTTTGCTTTCGTCTGTTTGTTTGCGCAGCCCGAGCTCCTTGTCGAGTCCTGCTACGGATAATAGATGCGCGGCTGCTGAGGCAGGCTTTCCGCTTGATGTGCTAGTGGTTGTGTGCGCCGGGTGGGTTTCTGAACTTGGTTCAGTCTTGATGCCAGCGGGGGGTTGTTCATTCTCTTGCTCTGCAGTGAcggtggagggagtggaaggGGTGTCTTGCTTTGGGGGGTGCGGACCGCGCCAGTCTGCAGGATGGGACTCGGAGATCGGCTCACCCGGTTTCGGCTCGCTGATCGGTCTCGCGGTGGGATCTTGCGCGGACGGTGGAGGATACCGCCATACGACCTTCAGGCGTTCTATCGCGCGAATGCCCTTCTGTGCACTCCCCTTGATCCCGTCCATGGCGTCCCATTCCGTCTCGAAGACGCCCGAGTCGTGCTGCGCGCCGCCTTCGAAGTAGGCGTTGAACCAGACGTGCGCGATGGAGGTGACCATGGCGAATCCCGTGTATGAGGCTTTGCTGCGGCGCTCAAAGTCGATGTTGATGTCGGAGGTTGGCACGATCAAGGGCTTCTTGGGCCGGAAGATCATGTTGGAGGTCTGTTGGTTATGTGAGGACGTGGCTGCTGAGCGGAGGATGTTGGACGTTGATGATGCGGGTGTGGAGGTGGTCGGTGTGGCCGACTGTGATGACGAGGCGGATTTTTTGATATTGTCATTCCCTTCGGACTGAGAcatatcctcatcctcgacgatgGTCCGCTCGCTGCGGTGGAACATGTGGAGagtcttgatcttcttgccctcaTCAACGTATCCCTCCACGGCCACTTTCACGCCGTCCCGCAGGCCCCAGATGTGCacctcgaggatctcgacgGGTCGCTCAACATACTCTTTCCGCAGCTCGTTCGTCCACCGATCAATGTACCCGACGTAGCGCAGCTGGCTGGGAATGCTCACGCCCGCCCCAAACCCCGTCCGCATGCGCCGCTCCGTAAACCGCTGCAGCGCGTCCTCTTTCGTCCACCCGTCCTGGCTGATCAGGTACCCAGAGGcaatgctgccgctgcggcccTTGCCGGCCTTGCAGTGCACGACGGCGACGCgaccttccttctcctgcagccAGTTCCGCATGCTGCCCATGATGTTGGGGATCAGCGCAAAGGGCGGCGGGTGGTGATCGGGCCACGGGAAGTGGTGGATGCGGCCATACACCTCTGAGTCTGGGTACCCGGTGCCCTCGGCGCGGAATTCCCAGATGCACCAGTCGGAGCCATGTTTGGAGTCGAGAAAATGGACCAGGGCATCGAGCGGGTTGCGGTATGCGCGCTGGGGGTAGGTCCCAGAGGGACCGGAGGTGGCGATCACTAGGTCATCGGTCTGGTTAGAGGTGATCGCGAGCCCAGGGGAAATTGCGTCGTACCATTGTTCGTCACGTAGCAGAGATCCAATCCGGCCTCCGGGTGTTGCAATCTTGGTCCCGCGACGATCTGGCGGAGGATGGAGGACTGGGGGATGTCGTCAGTATGCCGCACGACACCAATCAGGGACCATACTGACCATGAGGAGGTCAATTCATGCGGGACGGGAgggaggtggacgaggaggagatgaaaCCCTGAGTGATGAAGTGGCGTGGGCTATCACTGCGGACCGGGGGTGTGAGTGGCTGTGTTCTAGGGTGATGTCATAAAAATGTAGTTGATGGACGGGGATGCGATTCGACCAAGGATTGGATGATGGATTGAAGAATTATCAAACTAATGTACAGAATAGACTATGTACGCAGTAAAAGGAGTGTATCGAG carries:
- a CDS encoding uncharacterized protein (ID:PFLUO_004017-T1.cds;~source:funannotate), with the translated sequence MARRRTSHSEAAMNEAFAYPFAQRQSNGHSHSPPPPPQRRGPIEGPNGRRLVRRVTWRSSTYKLMASLWVLGLFYIVWLIRDMFYMPFSAPEPSPSAHAVN
- a CDS encoding uncharacterized protein (ID:PFLUO_004018-T1.cds;~source:funannotate), whose protein sequence is MPESNDVYQTPLNSRYSSTEMKYLFSPRMRFSTWRKLWVWLAESQKELGLPITDEAVEQMKAHVTIKDEEFAVAAEEEKRRRHDVMAHVHTFGLAAPAAAGIIHWGATSCYCTDNADLILLRDGLDILIPKLAVVIDKLSAFAQEYKDLPCLGFTHGQPAQLVTVGKRACLWIQDLLMDLRNLERARDDLRFRGVKGTTGTQASFLQIFSGDHAKVEKLDELVTEKAGFSSAFIISSQTYSRKIDVDVGNALGSFGSTCERIGIDIRHLAMLKEVEEPFEKDQIGSSAMAYKRNPMRSERLCSLGRHLQNLPKDALDTYSAQWFERSLDDSAIRRISIPELYLSADACLILLNNVTSGFVVYPEVIKRRVNDELPFMATENIIMACVKKGLSRQDAHEEIRVLSHQAADNVKKQGKDNDLIERIRRTAFFGPILSELDTLLDASTFVGRAPQQVEKFTSTEVVAAIKPYEKYLAKAETAALHV
- a CDS encoding uncharacterized protein (ID:PFLUO_004019-T1.cds;~source:funannotate); this encodes MVAPRNTAYAEESAEVEVLYANLEKLNRLTKKIQGSMVRLETGGQVVKEAIGPIYSNTQSLQITNSNIDKVNDAIDRLRQPLDAKSREEGVIRAGPQATGLAQYLTAMRRVEKALVDLNTTNMRSNQKAMADFNNLLNTGSVKLQDLFRDELSLHVSPVEPLHYLTKELPFPSIPDDTISKLTPLAAAISSAAKNGPQRGSGDNPALKIYAEVRGSYITSGLQNLAIASLTTVKRKPQDGPYKQGTNGIGIYSNALEGFITTEHAIINQIFTGDQRGLALQSTFLSPMAEYSKTLRELNQYIKANLMTDCFLAFEIMEIVTAMSYRIDSKTGELKSLFIEALRPVRETAKSSLSELLEETKRKASSSSALPPDGGSVPLVKEVMSSLSTLTGYSGPLASILTSVGDGNWRSRSDTSGAAPLDVGPDSNTLLSHFILDMIEALMTSLEARGRNFHRTKAALGVFLSNVFCVVDRSIRQSPELARYLGAPDSIARIDTFRKRATSTYLDAWKETSQYLLDVQYTSKTGSRTSSGGAVDSSTIIKNLSSRDRDAIKEKFKSFNASFDDMVSKHKSLHMEREVRNVLARELQAVLEPLYSRFWDRYHEVDKGRGKYIKYDKTSLSTQLAQLV
- a CDS encoding uncharacterized protein (ID:PFLUO_004020-T1.cds;~source:funannotate), producing the protein MATRAARLRWSVPPAALAAYTAGEWTQSSRRLQPEQKAYFATSPGLYATDPDSKRSSPADPPGSKEDGDHGSVWNNIVQKLDGVTQTVRSGEWVDLGGNITHYIPDWARLLPAKAQKLQRELSLAPGSLADSIWADAKDPDLNPEILRDAKVRVSKDLCAEEQAFRQNRKKHAVKALASYLKIREQDIHPDDVPVIAMCGSGGGLRALVAGTGSYLAAQEAGLWDCVTYTAGVSGSCWLQTLYHSSIADQNFNRLVEHLKNRLGVHIAFPPKALNLLTTAPTNKYLLSGMVEKLKGDPGADFGLVDIYGLLIAARLLVPRGELGVSDLDLKLSSQKANLLNGAHPLPIYTAVRHEIPMLDGQEDHGDHKQKGPEELMRESKSEAWFQWFEFTPYEFFCEELNAGIPTWALGRQFNAGHNQLPPDDYPIPELRLPGLMGIWGSAFCATLSHYYKEVRPLVKSLAGFGGIDSLIQGKNQDLIRVHPIDPAAIPNYVMGMKDQLPASAPQSIFHSEHLRLMDAGMSNNLPIYPLIRPGRDVDVIVAFDASADIKRENWLSVVDGYARQRGINGWPLGAGWPKEGESVEGLREKVDQEIKRAKPPSSTDGDLSYCNVWVGTMEERISKDEPPPSKRLFHPQNTDPSDSDFHLTRPDAGIAVVYFPLIPNSSAPDLPPTSELSRPRPAVASLQQRDSSQTTDPEQPVAPHPGSIDPDVDDFLSTWNFVYTPEQIDSVVGLAKANFAQGEEQVRRVVKAVYERKKSDRLKREEQDLEREHRKRMEGFVPL
- a CDS encoding uncharacterized protein (ID:PFLUO_004021-T1.cds;~source:funannotate), with amino-acid sequence MSYFYPTTEYEDDQPLGRTILTTHVLSRGFQLGSAIGVLNSGAAVLFKRRSMTVPFLLRSAGTGGFIGTGIVALGLIGRMWGREEIEWKDRSWRLRYNSGQVAIDNWSEPAAALGVLAVASRRLTGPLIGGWRGLAGGAGIGSLVGIVGCMCAKSILPKQSE
- a CDS encoding uncharacterized protein (ID:PFLUO_004022-T1.cds;~source:funannotate) gives rise to the protein MSSILRQIVAGPRLQHPEAGLDLCYVTNNVIATSGPSGTYPQRAYRNPLDALVHFLDSKHGSDWCIWEFRAEGTGYPDSEVYGRIHHFPWPDHHPPPFALIPNIMGSMRNWLQEKEGRVAVVHCKAGKGRSGSIASGYLISQDGWTKEDALQRFTERRMRTGFGAGVSIPSQLRYVGYIDRWTNELRKEYVERPVEILEVHIWGLRDGVKVAVEGYVDEGKKIKTLHMFHRSERTIVEDEDMSQSEGNDNIKKSASSSQSATPTTSTPASSTSNILRSAATSSHNQQTSNMIFRPKKPLIVPTSDINIDFERRSKASYTGFAMVTSIAHVWFNAYFEGGAQHDSGVFETEWDAMDGIKGSAQKGIRAIERLKVVWRYPPPSAQDPTARPISEPKPGEPISESHPADWRGPHPPKQDTPSTPSTVTAEQENEQPPAGIKTEPSSETHPAHTTTSTSSGKPASAAAHLLSVAGLDKELGLRKQTDESKDVSLAGSEDEREHTEQKHTSTEDLEAVRSYFEKTGPDEQTKDGEEGGH